Sequence from the Helianthus annuus cultivar XRQ/B chromosome 13, HanXRQr2.0-SUNRISE, whole genome shotgun sequence genome:
ATAAGGTCCCGAGTATATGCAAAGAATCTTGGTGGTATATGTTTTGTTCTGTCACTTTTGATATACCCTTCTTTCATTTGAGAGACACAAGCGGCATTATCTTCATGGATAGGAGTTGGACTTCAATCTTTCTCTAGCCCACAAGAAGTCACTATGTGTTGTGACATAGATCTTAGCCATACACATTCTCTTGAAGCTTCATGTAGTGCAATGACTTCAGCATGATTTGAGGATGTTGCGACAAGTGTTTGTTTCTGAGAACGCCATGAAATTGCAGTTCCTCCATTCATAAATACATATCCAGATTGAGATTTTGCTTTATGAGGATCGGATAAATAACCTGCATCTGCATAACCAACTAACCCTTCTTTTGAATCGTTGGGATAAAACAAGCCTAAATGAACAGTACCTCGAAGGTATCGAAAAGTATGTTTAATCCCATTCCAGTGCCTTTTAGTAGGAGTTGAACTAAATCTTGACAACAAGTTCACTGCAAAAGAAATGTCAGGTCTCGTACAATTCGTAAGAAACATAAGTGCTTCAATTGCACTGAGGTATGGTACTTCTGGATCAAGAACTTCTTCGTTGTTCTCACAAGGACGAAATGGATCATTTTCGAAATTAAGTGATCTAACGACCATTGGAGTGCTTAAAGGATTTGCTTTGTCCATATTGAAACGTTTCAACAGCTTTTCAGTATAATTCGTGTTAGGCGCGATGCAGGAACGGTTCTAGTAGAAGAACGTGGCGGAATCGATCAATGACGAGGTGCGGAATCCCTCGGCATCGTCTGAGAATCACATACAACAATCTCAATGCATAACATGTCCAACTTCATTAATAGAATGTGAAAATACAAGAGTTCCAGATGAAAATCAGACAGAGCTTCGCTATGACAATCAAGCAAAAAGTTCTAGACTAATGGCCCTAAACCACTATTTATTGGCAACACAGGGAAATGAGGggtgtcacccgatcggatggtcatccgatcggattgcaatccgatcggatggccatccgtaCGAATGACATTTGACATTCGTTTGGACCACACTTGACAGTTACCATTCCGTTCCCTGTTTTGTCTAGACACAAAATACATACATATACAAATATACAACGACACATACAAGACCAAAATACAAAGACTCGATACAgacataatgcactaacagactcccccttggatgtagcTGTAGTCTTCATTCTTGCATAGTCTTTAGTTCATCCTCCTGCTGCGTCTCCTAGCTTTAGCTTTCTGTCTTCTTTGTTCATCACGTTCAGCAAGCATTTTCCGCCTCAGAGGCCTTCCAACTTCATTCCAGTATTTTCTGTATTCAGGATCACCATCTCACTTCCTATCCCACCTTGGGATCTTGTTTTCCTCCTTTTCTATTGGTGTTTGGTTAGTTGGTGGAGGTCTCATAAGCTTTCTTCTACCAACAACTGCAGCTCTTTCAGCAATCTGTCTGAATCTTTCACTACACTTCTCTTTCTTCAAAAACTCCTCTAGCTCCAAGTCTCTGAACTTTGAATGCCAATATCTACCAGAATTTATATCCTTTTCGAAGCATAAGTTCGCCATCTTTTGATATTGTTGAGCCTGTGCTTTATCAGGAGCATCATAAACAATCTTGTTGAAGCACAAGCACTCAACATCCTTCTTTGAACAGTTAACCAACCACATAGGATCCAACACACAGATCCTCCTTGATTCTCCAGTCTTCTTTTCAAACAAAGAGATAACCGCTTCTGTTGTGCTCTGATTGTACATCCAACCTTGGAAGTCTTCATAGAATTCTTGCACCATTGCACGCAGTGGCATGTTTTTCAAACATCTTGGCGGCTTAGTTATCAAAGTAATATCTTTCTCTTTCGTCACTGGATCAAACTTTATGTCTTGTTTAGGAAATTGTGGCTTCCAATCAGGAAATCTATGCTTTGCTTGATGCTTGATGTATTTCCACAGCTTCTGATCATGTACTTTCACATCTAGACCATGATAGAACTATTTGATATTCTTGATCTGCACCAACTCCTCCACATcccaccacaggaatgtcttgaTGTCTGACAAGAATTCGAAATACTGACActgatgtggggtaaaatacacatatttgtcccgtgtaaattgtataattattgtgtaggatttatttatttttatttagttttagtattatattacattattttgtgttttggcaggttctGGTGTaaatggagcaaaaacgagtaatatggaaatgaccaTCCAGTTGGGCAGAGTGGGGTGCCAGAGACCGAAGTAAAATTGCAGCCATTTTCTGTGATTGGGCTGAGCCCGCTAATCTCTATATATTAAAAGAGAGGCGGCACATCATGATATTGGTGGAACAACAGACGAAACAAAAAGAATTGAATTGAAATATTATGATGATTGGCTTTGGATGAAATTCACATGCATCAATTTGGAGGACTCCTATTGGGCCGCGATCACATGACCAGTCTATTAAAATGTGAAATTGGATTGTGGTTTTGTTTTGATACATCAGACCTTAGACGTAATTACATCACTTTTGGACATACGTGTATGACAAggaattaaaataatatatagccGCATATATATAAGAGACGAAATCGAGAGGAGAGACGCACGAATTCTGGACGCACGGAGGACATCAGGGACGAAGAACATCAGTTTTTGAGGATTGTCTTGCAAGAAATCAAGCTCGGGAATCATTGGGGTCAAGTGGGAAGTTTAGAGTTCAAGAAATTTACGGGTTCTACCTTAcgatttcttttattttctagtttcttGTTTTTTACTTCAATGAATTCTTATTTGAGattttgtttgattgtttttatGACTATTTTTCTTGGCTAGCTCATTTTAACTACCTAGGCATGACAATGGTTTAATCAAAGATTGGATTTTTATTCGGTATTTAAGTGGTTTATGgattttcttgtattgtaaacggCTATGGAATTTTAACTTGGTGTAT
This genomic interval carries:
- the LOC118485757 gene encoding secreted RxLR effector protein 161-like, which produces MDKANPLSTPMVVRSLNFENDPFRPCENNEEVLDPEVPYLSAIEALMFLTNCTRPDISFAVNLLSRFSSTPTKRHWNGIKHTFRYLRGTVHLGLFYPNDSKEGLVGYADAGYLSDPHKAKSQSGYVFMNGGTAISWRSQKQTLVATSSNHAEVIALHEASRECVWLRSMSQHIVTSCGLEKD